In Tenebrio molitor chromosome 1, icTenMoli1.1, whole genome shotgun sequence, the sequence tttttcgaaatttttgttcaaattatgCATCTAACGTACAGGAAACCTTATGTTTATCTTTCAAAATCGTAAATTGACGTTgcacaattaaaaatagtcACTTGTTGTTTCAATATTATACATCCATTTAGTTTATTCGGAATTTTATTGTTGGCAGGCCTGCACCCTATCCTTTCCTCATGGCCGGTCGTGCTGACGGCCTAGACTTTATCTGTTTTGCATTAATTTAAATCACTGGTGAGTAAACAATTACTAAAACTTATTTAACAACATTTACAAGACATGCCAAAGACGTGCAGATATTTTTGGGTACTCATTTGCGACTCGACTTTTAGGTTAGGTGTCACTGAAACTTAACATATTGTAAGTTAACATGTCACGAAGAAAGGCCACCGAAGAAACTGACAAATTAACACGAATCGCTATCGTAAATAGCGATAAGTGCAAACCGAAACGATGCAGGCAAGAATGCAAGAAATCCTGCCCTGTTGTTCGCATGGGCAAATTATGTATTGAAGTAATACCGAACAGTAAACTTGCGTCAATTTCAGAAGAGTTATGCATCGGTTGCGGTATTTGTGTGAAGGTTTGTCACCAAACATCGACCAACATTTGATTAATGCAATTTTTCACGCAGAAATGTCCTTTTGAAGCCATCACGATTATCAATCTTCCCAGTAACTTGGAAAGGGATACGACGCATCGTTACGGCAAGAACTCGTTCAAACTTCACAGATTACCGATTCCGCGTCCCGGTGAAGTTTTGGGACTTGTCGGTACCAACGGTATCGGCAAATCGACCGCCTTGAAGATATTAGCCGGCAAGCAAAAACCCAATCTGGGCCGCTACTCTGATCCTCCCGACTGGACCGAAATCCTGAGCCATTTCAGAGGCTCCGAACTGCAAAACTACTTCACAAAGATATTGGAAGATGACTTGAAAGCTTTAATCAAACCACAATACGTCGACCAGATCCCTAAAGCTGTCAAAGGGACGGTGGGGCAGCTTTTGAACAAGAAAAACGAACTTAACAATCAAGACGAAATTTGTGAAATGTTGGACTTGACACATATACGAGACAGGACGATAGAAGCCTTGTCCGGTGGGGAGTTGCAGCGTTTTGCCTGCGCCATGGTGTGCATACAGGATGGagatatttttatgtttgatGAACCTAGCTCGTATTTGGACGTCAAGCAGAGACTCAACGCTGCCCAGACCATTCGGTCACTATTGCATCCAGATAAGTAAGTATAAGAGAAAAAAACTGAACGTGCAAGGTGGTGACGCGAGAGTAGGTCAGTTGCACCGCGCGTGCGCCATCTATGTTTGGTACCCGATATGAAGCTTCCTTTCGCCGATTGGTTCGTAACTAagctcaaaaaaattttggtcaTCGCAAGTCCTCTTTTTAGAGCTTATTCTTTGACACATCCAGAtacgtaacctcactttcatcatcatttttaatgtaaattaagAATATCCTCGtaaatcattaatttaaaataaaaaccatcaTGTCTGGTCAGTTCTAAGAAGtgaataaatgacatttgacatttggTTTGACAGGTGACGAAACAAGGCCAACGTTGACCGAAACAAGCAATCACGATGCCTTTTGACCACATTTTTTCAGAATTATATGTTTTCGTGACTGATTTTATGTTGCCCTTACATCCAATtgctttgtttttatttcgtcCATTAAAAGTCGGagatcaaataataataattgtgtttatgACCTACAAATTGCgacatttgaaataaaatttttctatcAGTTGGATATTATGTAAAAATAGAACATTCCAGATGTTTATTTGCTGTCATTTTGTTGATTACATAGCGGTACTATTATCATAAAATTGATTTCGCCCTCATTATGTCTCATAATATGATTATATTATAATTGGTGCTATTTATAAATTGCGGAATTtctcataaataaaattccataAAACCATAACTGTTTGCGATTGTGTCATGCTTGTGTCACATAAACAAACACATCCGTTCCGTTTTAACAGTGTACCCGCATCACACATTTTCCTGTAGTCTTAtcgttcatatttttttttttcaaattcagaTTCATCATCGTGGTCGAGCACGATCTGAGCGTCTTGGACTACTTGTCGGACTTCATATGTTGCTTGTATGGAGTTCCTGGAGCTTACGGAGTGGTCACCATGCCCTTCTCCGTACGCGAAGGTAAATAaatgcatttgaaaaaaaaaactacccAAAAACACGTTGCGATTTTAGGAATAAACATATTCTTGGACGGTTTTGTCCCGACGGAGAATCTCCGCTTCCGGGACGAATCTCTGGTGTTCAAAGTGGCCGAATCGGCTACCGAGGAAGAAGTGAAACGCATGAACCACTACGAGTATCCTTCCATGACGAAAACCATGGGTAATTTCCAACTGCACGTGGTCAGGGGCCAGTTTTCCGACTCGGAGATCTTGGTCCTGCTGGGAGAAAACGGCACCGGAAAAACCACTTTCATCAGGATGTTGGCCGGGAATTTGCAGGCGGACGAAGGTTCCGGGGAACTACCAACACTCCACATAAGCTACAAGCCGCAGAAAATCAGTCCGAAATCTCAAGGACTGGTCCGACAACTCCTCCACGAGAAGATCCGAGACGCTTACATCCATCCCCAGGTACTGTTCTCGTTTTGGGAAACTCTCGACACTACATCGTGTGTTGCAGTTCATGGCGGACGTGACCAAACCCTTGAAGATCGACGACATCATCGACCAAGAGGTGCAGAACTTGTCCGGTGGTGAGCTCCAGCGCGTGGCCCTGGCGCTGTGTTTGGGTAAACCGGCGGACGTCTACCTTATCGACGAACCCAGCGCTTACTTGGATTCGGAGCAGCGTTTGGTGGCCGCCAAAGTCATCAAAAGGTGGGTTCGGGTCGAGGTGTCGGCTCAGATCTGATCCGATTCGTTTACAGATTTATTCTGCACGCCAAGAAGACAGGCTTCGTGGTGGAGCACGATTTCATCATGGCGACTTACCTCGCCGACCGCGTCATCGTGTTCGAGGGAGTGCCGTCGGTGAAGACGACGGCCAACACCCCCCAGACGCTCCTGGCCGGGATGAATCGATTTTTGGAGTTGTTGGGGATCACGTTCAGGCGGGACCCCAACAATTTCAGACCTAGGATAAACAAGCAAGAATCTGTGAAGGACGTGGAGCAGAAACGGGCGGGACAGTATTTCTTCCTGgaagattaatttttgttaaggattaattttaacaacacTTGTGTATTACGGCGATTCTTTGCAGGTTTccgtttttttaaactatgtGGAAGGCAAATAAATGGATTATTGTAGGTCGTATCATTTATTTACTGTCAACATTGAATTTTCCTCGATTCCTCGAACGGGCGGAAATGCATCATAACTGTCATAAAAACTAGAACTTGTCAGAAATCGGGAGTATTTATGGCATAATTGACACGGTGAAGGTTTAATGAAGCGTTCGTTCGCAATTCCACAATGCTTCAAATTCCTGTCGCTAACGCAACACTGATTGACACCTTCCTGTTTCATTCATCTCGCATGATTGCTCGCGGCTGAAGATTAACCTTCAATTATACTACGTGAATGAAAACTGACCGTTGTATGATCATTCGCACATTTTTTGCATAAACTATGAATAACACAATCTTTCCGTGTTTCCTCGAACCGAACGAATCATTcacagttttaatttttatttgaagagaAATTCGAGTCCTTGAA encodes:
- the pix gene encoding protein Pixie; translation: MSRRKATEETDKLTRIAIVNSDKCKPKRCRQECKKSCPVVRMGKLCIEVIPNSKLASISEELCIGCGICVKKCPFEAITIINLPSNLERDTTHRYGKNSFKLHRLPIPRPGEVLGLVGTNGIGKSTALKILAGKQKPNLGRYSDPPDWTEILSHFRGSELQNYFTKILEDDLKALIKPQYVDQIPKAVKGTVGQLLNKKNELNNQDEICEMLDLTHIRDRTIEALSGGELQRFACAMVCIQDGDIFMFDEPSSYLDVKQRLNAAQTIRSLLHPDKFIIVVEHDLSVLDYLSDFICCLYGVPGAYGVVTMPFSVREGINIFLDGFVPTENLRFRDESLVFKVAESATEEEVKRMNHYEYPSMTKTMGNFQLHVVRGQFSDSEILVLLGENGTGKTTFIRMLAGNLQADEGSGELPTLHISYKPQKISPKSQGLVRQLLHEKIRDAYIHPQFMADVTKPLKIDDIIDQEVQNLSGGELQRVALALCLGKPADVYLIDEPSAYLDSEQRLVAAKVIKRFILHAKKTGFVVEHDFIMATYLADRVIVFEGVPSVKTTANTPQTLLAGMNRFLELLGITFRRDPNNFRPRINKQESVKDVEQKRAGQYFFLED